The following are encoded in a window of Cinclus cinclus chromosome 32, bCinCin1.1, whole genome shotgun sequence genomic DNA:
- the MAP2K7 gene encoding LOW QUALITY PROTEIN: dual specificity mitogen-activated protein kinase kinase 7 (The sequence of the model RefSeq protein was modified relative to this genomic sequence to represent the inferred CDS: deleted 1 base in 1 codon) yields the protein MAASSLEQKLSRLEAKLKQENREARRRIDLNLDIGPARARPIIVITLSPAPAPSQRAALQLPLVSEGGRGGPPENPQPAPPPRPRQMLGLPPPPFLVPRSLESIEIDQKLQEIMKQTGYLTVGGQRYQAEINDLENLGEIGSGTCGQVWKMRFRKTGHVIAVKQMRRSGNREENKRILMDLDVVLKSHDCPYIVQCFGTFITNTDVFIAMELMGTCAEKLKKRIQGPIPERILGKMTVAIVKALLYLKEKHGVIHRDVKPSNILLDERGQVKLCDFGISGRLVDSKAKTRSAGCAAYMAPERIDPPDPTKPDYDIRADVWSLGISLVELATGQFPYQNCKTDFEVLTKVLQEDPPLLPPAMGFSGDFQAFVRDCLTKDHRKRPKYNKLLEHTFIKRYETLEVDVATWFKDVMARTESPRPGGGLGHHLPFFTR from the exons atgGCGGCGTCCTCGCTGGAGCAGAAGCTGTCGCGACTGGAGGCGAAGCTGAAGCAGGAGAATCGCGAGGCGCGGCGAAGAATTGACCTCAACCTCGACATCGGCCCCGCCCGCGCCCGCCCCA tcaTCGTCATCACCCTTAGCCCCGCTCCCGCTCCGTCCCAGCGAGCAG ccctgcagctgcccctggTGAGCGAGGGGGGCCGGGGGGGCCCTCCCGAGAACCCCCAGCCCGCGCCt cccccccggccccggcagatgctggggctgcccccgcCCCCGTTCCTGGTGCCGCGCAGCCTGGAGAG caTCGAGATCGACCAGAAGCTGCAGGAGATAATGAAACAGACAGGATACCTGACGGTGGGGGGACAG CGGTACCAGGCAGAGATCAATGACCTGGAGAACCTGGGCGAGATCGGTAGCGGCACCTGCGGGCAGGTGTGGAAGATGCGCTTCCGCAAGACTGGCCACGTCATCGCTGTCAAG CAAATGCGGCGCTCTGGGAACCGCGAGGAGAACAAGAGGATCCTGATGGACCTGGACGTGGTGCTCAAGAGCCACGACTGCCCCTACATCGTGCAGTGCTTCGGCACCTTCATCACCAAC ACTGATGTGTTCATTGCCATGGAGCTCATGGGCACCTGCGCAGAGAAGCTCAAGAAGCGAATCCAGGGCCCCATCCCTGAGCGCATCCTGGGCAAGATGACAGTGGCA ATCGTGAAGGCGCTGCTGTACCTGAAGGAGAAGCACGGGGTGATCCACAGGGACGTCAAACCCTCCAACATCCTGCTGGACGAGCGGGGCCAGGTCAAGCTCTGCGACTTCGGAATCAGCGGCCGCCTCGTGGACTCCAAGGCCAAGACCCGGAGTGCGGGGTGTGCGGCCTACATGGCG CCCGAGCGCATCGACCCCCCCGACCCCACCAAGCCCGACTACGACATCCGGGCCGACGTCTGGAGCCTCGGCATCTCCCTG GTGGAGCTGGCCACGGGGCAGTTCCCGTATCAGAACTGTAAGACAGATTTCGAGGTGCTGACCAAGGTGCTGCAGGAGGATCCccccctgctgcccccagccATGGGCTTCTCTGGGGACTTCCAGGCCTTCGTCCGAGACTG cctcacCAAGGACCACAGGAAGAGACCAAAGTACAACAAGTTACTG gAGCACACCTTCATCAAGCGCTACGAGACGCTCGAGGTGGATGTGGCCACCTGGTTCAAGGATGTGATGGCCCGGACAGAGTCCCCACGCCCGGGGGGTGGCCTGGGCCACCACCTGCCCTTCTTCACCAGGTAG